From a single Lewinella sp. LCG006 genomic region:
- a CDS encoding c-type cytochrome domain-containing protein: MAKIIQTGLGVIILLMIIIQFNACKHDPFIVEDDMMPIDTTDNPVDTTTMGTPCDPDKVYFALDIQPILTSNCAFSGCHDAASAQDGVVLTSYERVMQTADVRAFDLDGSDLYEVITDNDPDKRMPPPPRAGLTSGQINLIATWILQGAENLECDPDAGVCNTDNVSYATTIVPILQNTCLGCHSGSAPSGGINLSTHAGVQTVALNGRLVGAVSHDSAYSPMPQGGQKLSDCKIDQIRAWVDAGAPNN; this comes from the coding sequence ATGGCGAAAATTATTCAGACGGGTTTGGGGGTAATCATCCTCTTAATGATCATCATTCAGTTCAATGCTTGTAAGCATGATCCCTTTATTGTTGAGGATGATATGATGCCGATTGATACGACGGATAATCCAGTGGATACCACCACTATGGGCACGCCTTGTGATCCGGATAAAGTGTATTTCGCATTAGATATTCAGCCGATCCTCACCTCCAATTGTGCTTTCAGTGGTTGCCACGATGCCGCTTCTGCACAAGACGGCGTGGTGCTTACGAGCTACGAGCGGGTCATGCAAACTGCCGACGTGAGGGCTTTTGATTTGGACGGTAGTGACCTATACGAAGTGATCACGGATAACGACCCGGATAAAAGAATGCCGCCACCTCCACGAGCTGGTCTTACCAGTGGCCAGATTAACTTGATCGCGACCTGGATTCTTCAAGGTGCTGAAAATCTGGAATGCGATCCCGATGCTGGCGTTTGTAATACCGATAATGTGAGCTACGCAACGACCATTGTACCCATCTTGCAGAATACCTGCCTGGGTTGCCACAGTGGTAGTGCACCCTCGGGAGGAATCAACTTATCTACGCATGCTGGTGTCCAAACCGTAGCACTCAATGGCCGACTGGTAGGAGCTGTTAGCCATGATTCGGCTTATTCGCCAATGCCGCAGGGAGGGCAAAAGCTTTCAGATTGTAAAATTGATCAGATTCGCGCCTGGGTAGATGCCGGTGCTCCTAACAACTAG
- a CDS encoding efflux RND transporter periplasmic adaptor subunit, with translation MNRRKEGIYLLAILAALGIGYCWGNLGGSAKEREMSFVNCSPTELGYSCSMHPQVRVTTDGDCPFCQMPLVREVVLPGAAKEGVVLTAEAAALANIQTSTVLSSSGRASTTLRAVGKIVPDHNRIFTQVANLPGRIEKLYAQRPGQWISKGQPIARIYSKELISAVEAFRRPNTPESLRLSAQNNLREWQVAQSVFDELVNAEDYHQAVDIYATASGLVKSLEAHVGEQAVNTIMGAPTTLYTMVDLSTVWVEVAVEEAAIRHVRTGQKVQINVDAFPEETFGGEIISLAAQMEESSRTLSALVSLANPKLSLRPGMLARVTIASTPSKASAVLLVPRSAVLWTGKRSVVFVKKETHGAPVYQLREIQAGNTKGEEVEVLEGLAEGEEIVTNGIFTLDAAAQLQGAPSMMNRQPRAL, from the coding sequence ATGAATAGGAGAAAAGAAGGAATTTATCTGTTAGCGATTTTAGCGGCGCTAGGGATCGGCTACTGCTGGGGTAACCTCGGTGGATCAGCTAAGGAACGGGAGATGTCGTTTGTGAACTGTAGCCCTACGGAATTGGGCTACAGCTGCAGCATGCATCCCCAGGTGCGGGTGACAACCGACGGCGATTGTCCCTTTTGCCAAATGCCCCTGGTACGCGAGGTTGTGCTTCCTGGTGCTGCGAAGGAAGGGGTAGTACTTACAGCAGAGGCTGCTGCCCTCGCCAATATCCAGACCAGCACCGTACTTTCTTCGTCGGGTAGGGCTTCCACGACCTTGAGAGCTGTTGGCAAAATAGTACCCGATCACAACCGTATTTTTACCCAGGTCGCCAATTTGCCGGGGCGGATTGAAAAGCTGTACGCCCAACGCCCCGGACAGTGGATCAGCAAGGGCCAGCCCATCGCGCGCATCTACAGCAAAGAACTCATTTCGGCCGTAGAAGCCTTTCGGAGGCCCAATACGCCGGAAAGTTTGCGGCTGTCGGCCCAAAACAACCTGCGCGAGTGGCAAGTTGCTCAAAGTGTTTTTGATGAGCTGGTGAATGCGGAGGATTACCATCAGGCGGTAGATATTTATGCTACGGCCTCGGGTTTGGTGAAAAGCCTGGAAGCGCACGTCGGAGAGCAAGCCGTCAATACCATCATGGGGGCACCCACTACACTTTATACTATGGTCGATTTGTCAACGGTATGGGTAGAGGTTGCGGTGGAGGAAGCAGCTATTCGCCATGTACGCACGGGGCAGAAAGTTCAGATCAATGTCGATGCTTTTCCAGAGGAAACCTTCGGGGGAGAAATCATTAGCCTTGCGGCTCAGATGGAAGAATCAAGCCGCACCTTGTCGGCATTGGTAAGTTTAGCCAATCCAAAGCTGTCTTTGCGGCCAGGAATGTTGGCCAGGGTGACGATAGCATCTACTCCGAGTAAAGCCTCAGCGGTTTTGCTGGTTCCCCGTTCGGCTGTTCTTTGGACAGGTAAGCGCTCCGTCGTTTTTGTTAAAAAAGAAACCCATGGAGCACCTGTTTACCAATTGCGGGAGATACAAGCCGGGAACACCAAAGGAGAAGAGGTGGAGGTCCTGGAGGGCTTGGCAGAGGGAGAAGAAATCGTTACCAATGGTATATTTACACTTGATGCTGCTGCTCAGTTACAGGGTGCGCCCAGTATGATGAATCGTCAACCGCGAGCGTTATAA
- a CDS encoding ArnT family glycosyltransferase, with product MELALKNKGILIAFIGLYLLRLLLTQTMGLMPQDAYYYYYSEHLALSYFDHPPMVAYMLHFFSLLFGKSVVAIKITDFLVTLGTLISFFHLSKYFLEKERALKATLFFGSTLFVTILSINTTPDIPLMFFWTLTLLVFCKAVFEQKEGLWALAGLLMGLSFDSKYTALFLLFGVFFFLLLSSQYRHLLLSRSMLWLLLSFVIGCTPVLLWNAQNEWVSLLFQSSDRASTIMKLSFRSKYLLGNLGTQILILLPPLFIGLLITLTKVGQEIFGKWRLPDGKQLFLLAFSLPLLGFFFAVSFFYWVKLNWMMPGYIAAIILAGHYLGKRILNYQLGFALALHLVALYQVIYYPIILKSDDTWFGWEQLATEVATLQAAHPDHFVFSNDGYKTTAILNFYLDEPVYAGNVIGEPGFQFEVVNPQLDFLKGQDAFYLDSDKRMKSADTLAEIPSLLTEHFDTVIQLAPIIIEADNGDIQRKFWVFECRNYQRQ from the coding sequence ATGGAACTAGCATTAAAAAACAAAGGGATACTTATTGCTTTTATTGGCTTGTATTTGCTTCGGTTGTTGCTTACGCAAACCATGGGCTTGATGCCCCAGGATGCCTATTATTACTATTATTCTGAGCATTTGGCCTTATCGTATTTCGACCACCCTCCGATGGTTGCTTACATGCTACATTTCTTTTCTTTGCTCTTTGGCAAGAGTGTTGTGGCCATCAAAATCACTGATTTTCTCGTAACGCTGGGTACGCTAATAAGTTTTTTCCACCTCAGCAAATACTTTCTCGAAAAAGAGCGGGCCCTAAAGGCGACCTTGTTTTTTGGCAGCACCTTGTTTGTAACGATTTTATCCATCAATACGACGCCAGACATCCCATTGATGTTCTTTTGGACGCTGACTTTGCTGGTGTTTTGTAAAGCTGTTTTCGAACAAAAAGAAGGCCTTTGGGCCTTGGCAGGCCTCTTGATGGGGCTTTCCTTTGACAGTAAATACACCGCGCTGTTTCTCCTCTTTGGGGTCTTCTTCTTCCTGCTCCTTTCTTCCCAATACCGCCACCTGCTTCTTTCCCGATCAATGCTTTGGTTGTTGCTTTCTTTTGTGATAGGTTGTACGCCGGTACTACTGTGGAATGCCCAAAACGAGTGGGTTTCGCTCCTCTTCCAATCTTCCGATCGGGCGAGCACCATCATGAAGCTATCCTTCCGATCCAAATACCTTTTAGGCAATCTGGGTACCCAGATTCTGATCCTCTTACCTCCACTTTTTATCGGCCTACTCATTACGCTTACGAAGGTCGGACAAGAAATTTTTGGCAAATGGCGTTTGCCCGATGGCAAGCAACTCTTCCTGCTGGCTTTCTCCCTGCCACTGCTGGGCTTTTTCTTTGCTGTTTCTTTTTTCTATTGGGTAAAACTCAACTGGATGATGCCGGGCTACATCGCGGCCATCATTCTAGCAGGCCATTATTTAGGCAAGCGCATCTTAAATTACCAGCTGGGGTTTGCACTGGCCTTGCACCTGGTAGCGCTCTACCAAGTCATCTATTATCCGATCATTCTTAAATCCGACGACACCTGGTTTGGTTGGGAACAACTGGCCACTGAAGTAGCAACTTTACAAGCAGCACACCCTGATCATTTTGTTTTTTCCAATGATGGGTACAAAACGACAGCTATCCTGAATTTTTATCTCGATGAGCCGGTCTACGCCGGAAATGTCATCGGAGAGCCAGGCTTTCAGTTTGAGGTCGTTAACCCGCAGTTGGATTTCCTCAAAGGCCAAGATGCCTTCTACCTGGATTCCGATAAGCGGATGAAATCTGCTGATACGCTGGCGGAAATCCCTTCTCTACTAACGGAACATTTTGACACCGTCATTCAATTAGCCCCTATCATTATAGAAGCCGACAATGGCGATATTCAGCGCAAGTTTTGGGTTTTTGAGTGCCGAAATTATCAGAGGCAGTAG
- a CDS encoding DUF5777 family beta-barrel protein, whose amino-acid sequence MKNWIILLVFCCFGWSAYSQDDLLDLLGEEETTDYATAAFKTNRVINLHSLESTSAGVLDIKISHRFGMLNRGAYDLFGLDNATIRIGADYGITNRLTVGFGRSSYEKTLDGFVKYKFLRQSSGKRVMPITAALFASTAVQGLRWANPDRENYFSSRLTYTYQLIFGRKFSDNFSLQFSPTVVHRNLVKYSIEANDVYAAAMATRIKLTKRMAINAEYVYLLPDQLVPGYRNSLSIGFDIETGGHVFQLHFTNSTSMIEKGFITETSGDWLDGGIHFGFNVSRVFTVRKPRH is encoded by the coding sequence ATGAAGAACTGGATAATACTTCTTGTTTTCTGTTGCTTTGGATGGTCTGCTTACAGCCAGGATGATCTGCTCGATTTGCTGGGGGAAGAAGAAACAACCGATTACGCCACTGCTGCTTTTAAAACCAATCGGGTTATCAACCTCCATAGTTTAGAGAGCACTTCGGCAGGTGTACTCGATATCAAAATATCTCACCGCTTTGGGATGCTCAACAGAGGGGCTTATGACCTTTTTGGGCTAGACAATGCAACCATTCGTATCGGTGCTGATTATGGTATCACCAACCGCCTGACGGTGGGTTTTGGTCGCAGCAGCTATGAAAAAACCTTGGACGGATTTGTGAAGTACAAATTTCTCCGCCAAAGCTCAGGAAAAAGAGTAATGCCCATTACTGCCGCCTTATTTGCCAGTACCGCGGTACAGGGCTTGCGTTGGGCCAACCCCGATCGGGAAAATTATTTCTCCTCTCGCCTTACCTATACTTACCAGTTGATTTTTGGTCGTAAATTCAGTGATAATTTTAGTCTCCAGTTTTCGCCTACCGTGGTGCACCGCAACCTCGTCAAGTACAGCATAGAAGCCAACGACGTATATGCTGCCGCAATGGCTACCCGCATCAAGCTGACCAAGCGAATGGCGATCAATGCCGAATACGTCTATTTATTACCGGATCAGCTTGTCCCCGGCTACCGGAATAGCCTCAGCATTGGTTTCGACATCGAAACTGGCGGGCACGTTTTTCAGCTCCATTTTACCAATAGTACCTCCATGATTGAAAAAGGCTTCATCACCGAAACCAGTGGTGATTGGCTTGATGGAGGTATTCATTTTGGCTTCAATGTGAGTCGGGTGTTTACGGTACGTAAGCCGCGGCATTAG
- a CDS encoding ArsR/SmtB family transcription factor — translation MGLTKTENFTDQQNELATIAKAIGHPGRVAILQHLLKVDACICGDLVAEIPLAQPTISRHLQELKAVGIIKGSITGTSVNYCIDAARWREIQALLNGLFNTYVSDQDCNC, via the coding sequence ATGGGCCTCACCAAAACCGAAAATTTCACCGATCAGCAAAACGAACTGGCAACCATCGCCAAGGCAATCGGGCATCCCGGTAGGGTCGCAATTTTGCAACACCTGCTCAAGGTGGATGCTTGTATTTGCGGTGACCTGGTCGCCGAAATACCTCTTGCGCAGCCGACTATTTCACGGCACCTACAGGAACTCAAGGCGGTGGGGATTATCAAAGGGAGTATCACGGGTACCAGCGTTAATTACTGCATTGATGCTGCTCGCTGGCGCGAAATACAAGCACTGCTCAATGGCCTCTTCAATACTTATGTATCCGATCAGGATTGTAATTGTTAA
- a CDS encoding phosphatase PAP2 family protein: MTAQNERGPYYLSLKREIIYSGSGLVGTVGAFFLHERIPSITASEAKQPNLTGFDKMGLGYNSSTAKNLSDQTLFTALGLPVLLLAGKESRRDISTIGFLYIETMLINQGITDLVKVAALRPRPYIFEENFPSTQILNSNDRSSFFSGHTSSTATASFFVARVFADYYPQSKLKPYVWGMAAALPALTGYLRIRAGRHYPSDVLVGYLVGGAVGYLVPTLHKIQPKRKNLSIAPGMGGLYLNYDF; encoded by the coding sequence TTGACCGCACAAAATGAAAGAGGACCGTATTATCTTTCCCTTAAGCGAGAGATCATTTATTCGGGGAGTGGATTGGTGGGAACCGTTGGTGCTTTTTTTCTCCACGAGCGTATACCTTCAATAACCGCTAGTGAAGCAAAACAGCCGAATTTAACTGGATTTGACAAAATGGGTTTGGGTTATAATTCTTCAACAGCTAAGAATTTAAGTGACCAGACCCTGTTCACCGCACTGGGCTTGCCCGTACTTTTGCTAGCGGGTAAAGAAAGCCGCCGGGATATTAGCACCATTGGCTTCCTTTATATCGAAACCATGCTGATCAACCAGGGAATTACCGATTTGGTGAAGGTAGCAGCACTACGTCCAAGGCCCTATATTTTTGAGGAAAATTTTCCCAGCACGCAGATCCTCAACAGCAATGATCGGTCTTCTTTTTTCTCCGGCCATACGAGTAGTACCGCTACAGCAAGCTTTTTCGTGGCCCGTGTCTTTGCCGATTACTATCCACAAAGTAAACTAAAACCCTACGTATGGGGAATGGCTGCTGCCTTGCCGGCGCTCACGGGCTACTTGCGGATTAGAGCAGGTAGGCACTACCCTAGCGATGTGCTGGTTGGGTACCTGGTAGGAGGTGCAGTTGGTTACCTCGTTCCTACCCTTCATAAAATACAGCCTAAAAGAAAAAATTTATCGATCGCTCCCGGTATGGGAGGCTTGTACTTGAATTATGATTTTTAA
- a CDS encoding low molecular weight phosphatase family protein, which yields MQHETKPSSLGAPLLESVQRLTEELLAEAALIPKARKELLNQLTNYLVQKNEAKQPISLNFICTHNSRRSHLGQIWAATAAAYFGMTDVTTYSGGTESTAFNPRAVAALERAGFQIENPGGENPHYRVHYALDTPPLVCFSKTFDDPSNPQSHFAAIMTCSDADENCPFIPGVDLRLPLTYEDPKIADDTPEEAARYEERLRQIGREILYAFQGAHVAT from the coding sequence GTGCAACACGAGACAAAACCATCCTCGTTGGGTGCTCCATTGTTGGAGAGCGTGCAGCGACTAACGGAGGAGTTGCTCGCCGAGGCGGCACTGATCCCTAAGGCGAGGAAAGAACTATTAAACCAGTTAACCAATTATTTGGTGCAAAAAAACGAGGCCAAGCAGCCCATCTCCCTTAATTTCATCTGCACCCACAATTCCCGCCGCAGTCATCTCGGACAAATCTGGGCTGCCACCGCTGCTGCTTATTTTGGGATGACAGATGTCACGACTTATTCTGGAGGTACGGAAAGCACCGCCTTCAATCCCCGGGCCGTCGCAGCGCTGGAACGAGCGGGGTTCCAGATTGAAAATCCAGGTGGGGAAAATCCCCATTACCGCGTTCATTACGCGCTAGATACACCTCCGCTGGTCTGCTTTTCTAAAACCTTTGACGACCCCTCCAATCCTCAAAGTCACTTTGCCGCCATCATGACCTGCTCCGATGCCGATGAAAACTGCCCCTTCATTCCCGGTGTAGATCTTCGCCTCCCCCTCACCTACGAAGACCCCAAAATAGCTGACGATACCCCCGAAGAAGCCGCTCGCTACGAAGAACGCCTCCGCCAAATCGGTCGCGAGATACTGTATGCATTTCAAGGAGCCCATGTGGCAACTTGA
- a CDS encoding YceI family protein: MQKFFFLLATMLLIGGTVNAQKYFTREGKVTFTSEAPVEKIEAVNQSATAILDTESSRMEFAILIKAFQFEKALMQEHFNENYMESSTFPKATFKGQIDDASKVNWGKDGSYPVTVSGDMTIHGVAQKLTAPGTITIKGGAIAAKSTFTVAVADYEIEIPSVVAENIAKEVTIAVDVQLAQLNK; this comes from the coding sequence ATGCAAAAGTTCTTTTTTCTTTTAGCCACTATGCTCCTTATTGGAGGTACTGTAAATGCGCAAAAGTATTTTACCCGCGAAGGTAAAGTCACTTTTACTTCGGAAGCTCCCGTGGAAAAAATCGAAGCAGTTAATCAATCTGCAACGGCTATCCTGGATACCGAGAGCAGCCGGATGGAATTTGCCATCTTGATTAAAGCTTTTCAGTTCGAAAAAGCTTTGATGCAGGAGCATTTTAACGAAAACTACATGGAAAGTAGCACCTTTCCGAAGGCTACTTTCAAAGGACAGATCGACGACGCCAGCAAGGTGAATTGGGGTAAAGACGGCAGCTACCCCGTTACCGTGAGCGGAGATATGACGATCCACGGAGTAGCCCAAAAACTAACCGCCCCGGGTACGATTACCATCAAAGGGGGCGCTATTGCTGCAAAGTCTACTTTTACGGTAGCAGTGGCAGATTACGAAATTGAAATTCCTTCAGTGGTTGCCGAAAACATCGCTAAGGAAGTAACGATCGCTGTCGATGTACAACTTGCTCAACTGAACAAGTAA
- a CDS encoding IS4 family transposase, translating into MEEELRNEEFARCHKVNAKAFSRNRVLTMATTILILVNNVSKSLGVEISKFLQRFGKSVVSKQAFSKARYKLKVSAFKHLNKLLVSNFYSIGNYHLYKEKYLLLSSDGTDFHLPWTEEIVAEFSMMDNGMSDQPKCLARCIKVWDVLNRLSVQTQLYEYEAAEINMFAQNWEEIKKWLLPKIEAPVILLADMAYPAFWLFNKLNNSGVSFLFRCKKDYCTEVKAFIASDEDHANLRLDMTKYGRKKKLKWMGFIQEFSDFPDFIDVRIYRAKAESGKEAYLITSLSEEEVSNDELSDLYNQRWGVETSIDFDKNKTEIENFAAKYPEGIRQEWQAATLASNIAQLLINDAQEELDKEQLGKNNKYHYQINKSVALGLIKNELPKFMMGQEDYEQFYKRMIGLIRRYKEPVRPGRSYARKRKHKHKYPMNMRRVS; encoded by the coding sequence TTGGAAGAAGAGCTACGAAATGAAGAATTTGCTAGGTGCCACAAGGTCAACGCCAAGGCCTTTAGTCGAAATAGGGTGCTGACGATGGCGACAACGATATTGATATTGGTCAACAACGTGAGTAAAAGTCTGGGAGTTGAGATCAGTAAATTTTTACAGCGTTTTGGCAAATCAGTCGTGAGTAAACAAGCTTTTAGCAAAGCGCGATACAAGCTAAAGGTATCAGCCTTTAAGCACCTCAATAAGTTACTTGTCAGTAATTTTTATAGTATAGGTAACTATCATTTATACAAAGAAAAGTATTTACTGTTATCCAGCGATGGCACGGATTTTCATCTTCCTTGGACGGAAGAAATAGTAGCAGAATTTAGTATGATGGACAATGGAATGAGTGATCAACCTAAATGCTTGGCTAGGTGCATAAAAGTATGGGATGTGCTTAATAGGTTGAGCGTGCAGACACAATTATATGAGTATGAAGCAGCAGAAATAAATATGTTTGCACAAAACTGGGAGGAGATAAAAAAATGGTTGTTACCCAAAATCGAAGCTCCTGTGATATTGTTGGCAGACATGGCCTATCCTGCATTCTGGCTGTTTAACAAATTGAATAACAGTGGTGTATCTTTTTTATTTAGATGCAAAAAAGATTATTGTACTGAAGTCAAAGCATTTATTGCATCTGATGAGGATCATGCCAACTTGCGTTTAGATATGACTAAATATGGACGCAAAAAGAAGCTAAAGTGGATGGGGTTTATCCAAGAGTTTTCTGATTTTCCTGATTTTATAGATGTAAGGATTTATAGAGCCAAAGCAGAATCTGGTAAAGAGGCATATCTGATTACCTCCTTATCGGAGGAAGAGGTATCAAATGATGAGTTATCTGATCTGTACAACCAAAGATGGGGGGTAGAAACCTCAATTGATTTTGACAAAAACAAAACAGAAATAGAAAACTTTGCAGCAAAGTATCCAGAAGGCATCCGCCAGGAATGGCAGGCAGCAACACTAGCCTCCAACATTGCCCAACTTTTGATCAATGACGCTCAGGAAGAATTGGACAAAGAGCAACTCGGAAAGAATAATAAGTATCACTATCAAATCAATAAATCCGTAGCCCTAGGATTGATTAAAAATGAGCTCCCTAAATTTATGATGGGGCAGGAAGACTACGAACAGTTCTACAAAAGAATGATCGGATTGATCCGAAGATATAAAGAGCCAGTCAGGCCCGGAAGGAGCTATGCACGAAAGCGAAAACATAAGCACAAATACCCAATGAATATGCGTAGGGTGTCTTAA
- a CDS encoding glucosidase produces the protein MNTAEHKRLKENYSGTKDWLKWGPYLSERQWGTVREDYSPRGDAWNYFPHEQARSRAYRWGEDGLAGFSDRYCNICFSIALWNGKDDILKERLYGLTGPQGNHGEDVKELYYYLDNTPSHAYQKQLYKYPQQQFPYEQLLAENAKRGLKDLEYELLDTGIFANNEYFDVFTEYAKADSEDMLIKITVSNRADQPAQLDLLPTLVMRNHWSFSGMEKKPVIKKQSQNGQSFVSIDHEYVGGRYYLYFEPAQRLLFTENETNTEVVSKIPNDHPRKKDLFHEAVVCQDFSLATSKEEGTKFAPHYVLELSAGETKTVCLRLSHQPHDQPFGAAFEEAFTQRKKESDQFYEQLTKGLDAEEAAIQRQAFAGLLWTKQYYNYDVERWLEGDDKIAKSPPERLAGRNSNWKTLRIHDILSMPDAWEYPWFAAWDSAFHCLTFAMIDPEFAKQQLLLFTKEWYMAPNGQIPAYEWSFSDVNPPVQAWAAINIYQIEQKQTGKGDVKFLKRMFNKLALNFTWWVNQLDRSQNNVFEGGFLGLDNIGVFDRSNDIPGGGTLEQVDGTSWMALYCLNMLEMSLEIALYDDTYEDMATKYFGHFVFIAEALNIISQEYASTWDEREGFFYDKLILPSEEVVPIKIRSIAGLLSLAAVLTIKRETLKALPRFQQSVIWFREHRMENLKYPVIQSYAEGDDLLLSLVPKKRMEILMAALLDEKEFLSPYGIRSLSKIHETPYHLNIQGVDYSIDYEPAEASVHLFGGNSNWRGPVWFPMNYLFIQAIQEYYHYCGDELQFALPTGSENLLTLDQIRKALSQRLINIFLPDEHGHRPVNGLYTEAYEQEHFRDLILFYEYFHGENGRGAGASHQTGWTALVANLIAETKQ, from the coding sequence ATGAACACTGCAGAGCACAAACGACTCAAAGAAAACTATTCCGGTACCAAAGATTGGCTTAAATGGGGGCCTTATCTGAGCGAACGCCAGTGGGGTACCGTACGCGAAGATTACAGTCCGCGAGGCGATGCCTGGAATTATTTCCCTCATGAGCAGGCCCGCAGCAGAGCTTACCGTTGGGGCGAAGATGGCCTGGCGGGTTTTTCTGATCGCTATTGTAATATCTGCTTTAGCATCGCACTCTGGAACGGAAAAGATGACATTCTCAAAGAACGCTTGTACGGCCTCACTGGCCCACAGGGCAACCATGGTGAAGATGTCAAAGAGCTTTACTACTACCTGGATAATACCCCCTCGCACGCGTACCAAAAGCAGTTGTACAAATACCCTCAGCAGCAATTCCCTTATGAGCAACTCCTTGCCGAAAATGCGAAACGTGGCTTAAAAGACCTGGAGTACGAGCTTTTGGACACGGGCATTTTTGCCAACAACGAATACTTTGATGTCTTTACCGAATACGCCAAAGCCGATAGTGAAGATATGCTGATCAAAATCACTGTGAGTAACCGCGCCGATCAGCCTGCTCAGTTAGACTTGTTGCCAACCCTGGTGATGCGCAATCACTGGAGCTTTAGTGGCATGGAAAAGAAGCCGGTCATCAAGAAGCAAAGCCAGAATGGCCAGTCGTTTGTCAGTATTGATCACGAATATGTGGGCGGCAGGTATTACCTCTATTTTGAGCCAGCACAGCGGCTATTGTTTACAGAAAATGAAACCAATACGGAAGTTGTTTCTAAAATACCCAACGACCATCCACGTAAAAAAGACCTTTTTCACGAGGCGGTAGTCTGTCAGGATTTTTCCCTTGCTACCAGTAAAGAAGAAGGGACTAAATTTGCCCCTCACTATGTCCTTGAGCTGTCGGCTGGCGAAACGAAAACCGTCTGTTTACGACTTTCTCACCAACCTCACGACCAACCCTTTGGAGCTGCATTCGAGGAAGCTTTCACCCAGCGGAAAAAGGAGAGTGACCAGTTTTATGAACAGTTGACCAAAGGGCTGGATGCCGAAGAAGCCGCTATTCAAAGGCAAGCTTTTGCGGGCTTATTGTGGACAAAACAGTACTACAATTACGATGTGGAACGCTGGCTGGAAGGAGATGACAAAATCGCTAAATCTCCTCCCGAGCGCCTGGCTGGCCGTAATAGCAACTGGAAAACCTTGCGAATTCATGATATCCTTTCCATGCCCGATGCCTGGGAATATCCCTGGTTTGCCGCCTGGGACTCCGCTTTTCATTGCCTTACTTTCGCGATGATCGACCCCGAATTCGCTAAGCAGCAGCTACTGCTCTTTACCAAAGAGTGGTACATGGCACCCAATGGGCAGATACCGGCCTACGAGTGGTCGTTTAGTGATGTCAATCCACCCGTACAAGCTTGGGCAGCCATCAATATTTACCAAATAGAACAAAAGCAGACCGGTAAGGGAGATGTGAAATTTCTCAAACGCATGTTCAACAAATTAGCGCTCAATTTTACCTGGTGGGTCAATCAATTAGATCGTAGTCAAAATAATGTTTTTGAAGGAGGCTTCTTAGGTTTAGATAACATTGGGGTCTTTGATCGTAGCAATGACATTCCTGGTGGCGGCACCTTAGAGCAGGTCGATGGTACCTCCTGGATGGCTTTATATTGCCTGAATATGCTGGAGATGAGCCTCGAAATAGCCTTGTACGACGATACTTACGAAGACATGGCTACCAAGTATTTTGGTCACTTTGTCTTCATTGCTGAGGCACTTAATATCATCAGTCAGGAATACGCAAGTACTTGGGACGAGCGGGAAGGATTTTTCTACGATAAGCTCATTTTACCCAGTGAGGAGGTGGTACCCATCAAAATACGCTCTATCGCAGGCTTGTTGTCCTTGGCCGCAGTGTTGACCATCAAGCGAGAAACCCTTAAGGCATTGCCACGCTTCCAGCAAAGTGTCATTTGGTTTAGGGAACATCGCATGGAAAACCTCAAGTATCCGGTTATCCAGAGTTACGCCGAAGGCGATGATCTGCTACTTTCTCTGGTTCCTAAAAAGCGGATGGAAATTTTGATGGCAGCACTGTTGGACGAAAAGGAATTTCTCAGTCCTTACGGTATTCGTTCCTTGTCGAAAATACACGAAACGCCTTATCATCTCAATATTCAGGGGGTAGATTACTCCATTGATTACGAACCCGCCGAAGCCAGTGTTCACCTTTTTGGTGGCAACTCCAATTGGCGCGGGCCGGTATGGTTTCCAATGAATTACCTTTTTATTCAGGCCATTCAGGAGTATTACCACTATTGCGGAGATGAACTCCAATTTGCCTTGCCTACGGGTAGCGAGAATTTGCTGACCCTTGACCAGATTCGTAAAGCGCTCAGCCAACGATTAATCAATATCTTTCTTCCCGATGAGCATGGTCATCGTCCCGTTAATGGCCTTTATACGGAGGCTTATGAGCAGGAACATTTCCGCGATTTAATTCTTTTTTACGAATATTTTCACGGCGAAAACGGGAGAGGAGCAGGTGCTTCTCACCAAACCGGGTGGACGGCGCTTGTCGCAAATTTAATTGCAGAAACTAAGCAGTAA